From the Comamonas antarctica genome, the window AGCACATAGGCCAGGCCCAGCAGCAGATTGCCGGTGGCGAAGTAATGCATGCCCATCTTGTTGCCCTGCAGGCGCTGGCTGATGAGCAGGAACATGGCCGAGAAGCACAGCAGGTGTGCGCACAGCATGCCGACGAGAATGGTTGCAACCATGGGAGCTTTGAAAGGGGAACAGGACGTCCGCGCCGGCCGGGGGCTTCAGGGCCTTGCGGCCCGGGCGCTCGCCCAGGCGCGCGTGGTATGCGCTCACATGGGGCAGCTGCAAGCGCGCCCGCGCCGGAGCGGCGCGCGGGTACGGCAGCTGCGCGCCACACGGGTGGGCGCGCCAGCTCCACAGCAGCATGCGCCCAGAGATCGACGCCGCCTTGCCCGGGATGCGAAGCACCCCGTCCCGCTGTCGCGCAGTCTGCGAATCCATGGCCGGCGTCAGGAAGGCAGGCTCAGACCGTGATCGTGCCGCGCAGATAGCGCACGCAGTGTCCGGCCACTTCGACGCCCGCGTCGGTCACGGTGCAAAACAGCGTGCCGCTGCGCTGCGATGCCTGCAGCGCCACGAGCTGGTCTTTGCCCAGGCGCTGGGCCCAGTACGGCGCGAGCGCCGCATGGATCGAGCCCGTGACCGGGTCCTCGTCGCCGCCATTGGCCGGCCAGAAATAGCGGCTCACGAAGTCGTGGGCAGCGCCCGCATCGCCGGGTGCGGTGACGGCCACGTCCAGCGGACCGAGCGCCTTGAGCTGCTCCAGGTCCGGCTGCACGGCGCGCACTTCGGCCTCCGAGGCATATACCGCCAGATAGGCCTGCTGGTTCACCAGCCAGGCCGTTGGCGCGAGGCCCAGTCCCGCGCGCAATGCGGCCGGGGGCTCGGCCAGGGGCGTGGCGTCGCGGCGCGGGAATTGCATGCGGATGCGGCCGCCCGGCTCGCGCGTGGCGCTGACATGGCCCACGGCTGCGGCCCAGAAGGTGACGCTTTGCAGTCCGGGATCGGCGTCGAGAAGCACATAGGCGCTGGCCAGCGTCGCGTGGCCGCAGAACGCGATTTCGGTGAGCGGCGAGAACCAGCGGATCTCGAACGCCGCGCGCTCGGCACTCCAGATGACGAACGCGGTTTCGGACAGGTTGTTCTCGGCGGAGATTGACTGCAGCAGCGGCGCGGGCAGCCAGGCATCGAGCAGCACCACGGCGGCCGGGTTGCCGTGGAAGCGCTGCGCGGTGAAGGCGTCAATGATGTGCAGGGGAAGTTGCATGGCAGCCAGCGAGATCGGAACAGGTTTGTATACAGCGGCAGAATACCAGAAACATTCTGTAACCAACCCTGCGGTTCACCGCTTGGCAGCAGGTCAATCCACGGGCCCGCGCACCCCATAGCTGCGATAGGCGCCCTCGATCTGCGACTGCAGCGTGGTCTCTTGCGGGTAGAGCCAATAGCTGGGCGCAAGAATCGGCGCCGCGGACCGGGCCCGCACCACGAACACGCTGCGCAGTGCAAAACGCGGCCCGGCTTTTTCCAGCACGGGCGCGGCCCAGTGCGCGAACTCGGGCGCATCGGCGGCGATATCGCGTGCGCTGCCGGTGAGCTTGAAGCCCTTTTGCGCAAACACATCGACAAAGCTCACACAGACCTGCGGGTTGGCCGCGATGTTCGCGGCGCTGCACGGCGAGGCGATATTGGCAATGACCAGGTGCCGGTCATCGAACACCGCGAAGATTTCCTTGGGCGAGACATTGGGGCAGCCGTGCGCATCGGCCGTCGCCAGCCAGCACAGCACGCTGCGGCGGCTGGATTCAAGAATGTCGGGCGTGAGCATGGGCCTGAAGAGATGGGGGATGCCTTGCAGCATGCCACATCCCGCGCGCAAGCCTGTCGTTACGTCTGGATTCAAAGGGGACCGCGCTCGACGCCCCAACGCGCGCTCGTCCTACGGACAAATGACGCGGCGAACTTAGGCTTGGGAATCCCCTACCCTCCCACGAAAGATCCCATGACGAAAGACAGCAAAAGCACTGGTGCGCGCAATGCTGCGGCCGACAAGGCCGCGGCCCGCAATACCGACAGCGGCCCGTCCGCAATGGGCTCCGGCGACGGCGACGCACTGGCCGTGCAGGCCGTCGAGACCAATGCACTGGCCGCGGGCTGCCCCTACAACCCCAACAAGGCGGGCGAGCATGGCTTCGACAATGGCCTGGCACCCGCTCCTGGCGCCACCACCGAGCCGGCTTCGCGCCTGCCCACGGCCAGCACGCTGTCCGAAGGCAACGCCAGCGACAAGACCGGCGGCGTGGCACCCGAGGGTGTCAATGCGACGATTGCGCCGCTCGACCGCGTGCGCGTCGACTCCTCGGGCCAGGTGCTGACCACCAACCAGGGCGTGCCGATTGCCGACAACCAGAATTCGCTCAAATACGGCGTGCGCGGCCCGGCGCTGCTCGAAGACTTCATCCTGCGCGAGAAGATCACGCATTTCGACCATGAGCGCATTCCCGAACGCATCGTGCATGCGCGCGGCTCGGGCGCGCATGGCTTCTTCGAGGCCTATGAGTCGCTGAGCGATCTCACGCGCGCCGCGCCCTTCCAGGAAGCCGGCAAGATCACGCCGGTGTTCGTGCGCTTTTCCACCGTGGCCGGCGAGCGCGGCTCCAAGGACACGGCGCGCGACGTGCGCGGCTTTGCCGTCAAGTTCTATTCCGACGAAGGCAACTGGGACCTGGTCGGCAACAACATGCCGGTGTTCTTCATCCAGGATGCAATGAAGTTCCCGGACCTGGTGCATGCCGTCAAGCCCGAGCCGCACCACCAGATGCCCCAGGCCGCGAGCGCGCACGACACCTTCTGGGACTTCGTCTCGCTGATGCCCGAGTCCACGCACATGCTGATGTGGCAGATGTCGGACCGCGCCATTCCGCGCAGCTACGCGACCATGCAGGGCTTTGGCGTGCATACCTTCCGCTTCGTCAACGCCGCGGGCGAGTCGGTGTTCGTCAAGTTCCACTGGAATCCCAAGGCCGGCACGCATTCGCTGGTCTGGGACGAGGCCGTGAAGATCTCGGGCGCCGATCCGGACTACCACCGCCGCGACCTGTGGGAGCGCATCGAAGCCGGCGCCTACCCCGAGTACGAACTGGGCGTGCAGGTGTTCACCGAGGAGCAGGCCGAGCAGTTCAGCTTCGACATCCTCGACGCCACCAAGATCGTTCCCGAGGAACTGATCCCGGTGCGTCCCATCGGCCGCATGGTGCTCAACCGCAACCCGGACAATTTCTTTGCCGAGACCGAGCAGGTCGCGTTCTGCGCCGCGCATGTGATCCCCGGCATCGACTTCTCCAACGACCCGCTGCTTGCCGGCCGCATCCACTCCTATGTGGACACGCAGATCTCGCGCCTGGGCGGGCCCAACTTCCACGAGATCCCGATCAACGCGCCCGTGGCGCCGGTGCACAACAACCAGCGCGACGGCATGCACCGCCAGGCCATCCACCGCGGCCGCGTGTCGTACGAGCCCAATTCGCTGGCCGGCGGCTGCCCGTTCCAGGCCGGCGCGGCGCAGGGCTTCGTCTCGGTGCCGGCGCGCATCGAGGCCAAGGAAGCGCAGGGCAAGGTGCGGGCCAAGCCGGAGAAGTTTGCCGACCACTACACCCAGGCCACGCTGTTCTTCGAGAGCCAGACGGCCGTCGAGCAGGCGCACATTGCCGCGGGCTTCCGCTTCGAGCTGAGCAAGGTCACGGTGCCGGCGATCCGCGAACGCATGGTGGCTTCGCTGCGCAATGCCTCCGAGGAACTGGCGGCGCAGGTGGCCGCGGGCCTGGGCATGGAGCTGCCCGATCCGATGCCGCGCGCGCTGCCCAAGCCGCCGGCCCCCGAGGTCGACAAGTCGCCCGCGCTGTCGCTGTTCGCGCGCCCCGGTGATGGCTCGATCATGGGCCGCAAGATCGCCATCCTGGTGGCCGATGGTATCGAAGGCGCGAGCGCCGTGGCGCTGCAGGAGGCGCTGGTGGCGCAAGGCGCGGTGGCGCGCTTTGTCGCGCCGCGCATCGGTGCCGTGAAGACCGCCGACAAGGTGGCGATCGATGCCGACGCCTCGCTGGAAAACGAGCCCGGCTTCCTGTTCGATGCGCTGGCCCTGCCCGATGGCGAAGCCGGCGTGCAGACACTGGGCGCCGACGGCCACAGCCTGGAGTTCATCAAGGACCACTACCGCCACTGCAAGGCGATCCTGGTGATGCCGGCGTCGACGGCGCTGATGCAAAAGGCCCAGGTGCCGCCGACGCTGCCGTCGGGCGAGGACGATCCCGGGCTGTTCGTCGGCGGCGCCGAGCAGTTCGATGCCTTCATCGCCGGCATTGCCAAGCACCGCCACCCCGAGCGCGAAACCGATCCGCCAGCGGTGTAAGTGCCGAGGGCGCACGGGCAGCAGCCGGTGCGCCCTCCACGGCGAAAACGGCGCCGCCACGTCTTCTGCGGCGCGATCCGGCGCTCAGGCGCCGTGGTTTCGCGCTTATTCGGCGCGGATATTACCGTCGCGCATCACCTTGCCCATGCGCTGGGCCTGCAGGTCGATGAACTTCTTCACCTCGGCGGTGCCACCGGTGAACGGCTCGCCGCCGACACTGGTGATGCGCTCCTTGACGTCGGGCGCCTCGAGCGCGGTCTTGAGCGCGGCCGTGAGCTTGGCGGCCACCGCGGGCGGCACGCCGGCGGGCATGAACATGCCATTCCACTCATAGGCTTCGGCGTGGGCCACGCCGGCTTCGGCCAGCGTCGGCACGTCGGGCAGCAGCGGCGAGCGCCTGGCCGCCATCACCGCCAGCGGGCGCAGCTTGCCGGCCTTCATGTTGGGCAGCGACGAGCCGATGTTGGCGACATAGACCGGCACATGGCCGCCCATCACGTCGGCCATGGCCGGGCTGCCGCCCTTGTAGGGAATGTGCACCATCTTCACCTTGGCCTGCTGCAGGAACTGCTCGGTGGCCAGGTGCTGGGTCGAGCCCGTGCCCGGCGAGGCATACGACACCGCATCGGGCGCGGCGCGCGCGGCCTGCACCAGCTCGGCCGTGGTTTTCGCGCTGTAGGTCGGCGATGTCGTCAGCACCAGCGGGAACACGCCCAGGATGCCGACCGGCGCGAAGGCCTTGGCCGGGTCGTAGGGCAGCTTGGGGAACAGCGTCGGGTTGATCGCATAGCCGCCGCCGTCGACCAGCAGGGTGTAGCCATCGGCCCGGGCCTGGGCCACATAGCCCGCGCCGATCTGGCCCGCGGCGCCGCCGCGGTTTTCAATCACGACGGGCTGGCCGAGGACCGCCGACATCTTCGGCGCGACCAGGCGCGCGAGCATGTCGGCCGCGCCGCCCGCGGGATAGGCGACCACGATGGTGACCGGCTTGGCCGGCCATTGGGGCTGGGCCAGTGCCGCGAGCGGCACGGCGCCCAGGGCCGCAAGGGCCAGTGCGGAAATCTTGATGCTGAAAGCCATGGTGCTATCTCCCATTTTCTAGAAAAGTAATCAGTGCGGCTCTGCGGCCGCATCGGGCTGGGCGGTGGCGACTTCCAGCGCCAGTCCGGCTTCGCGCATGCGCTGCACGGCGGCTTCGGACAGCGTGTCGTCGGTGACCACCAGATCGAATTCATCGAGGCCGGCAACGCGGTAGGTGCCGTAGGTGCCGTATTTGGCGCTGGTCGCCAGCAGCACGCGCTGCGAGGCAATGGCCATCGCCGCGCGCTTGACCTCGACCTTGGGCGCCGAGGGCGTCGTGACGCCGCGCTCCAGGTCCCAGGCGCTGGTCGAGAGAAAGGCCACATCGGCCACCAGCTCGCGCAGCGTGGCCGCGGCCAGCGGCCCGACGCTCGAGCCGTTGCGGTGGTCGAGCATGCCGCCGGTGTGCAGCACCGTGACCTGCGGCGCGTCGGACAGCGCCAGCGCGACGTGGAAGTCATTGGTGATCACCGTCATGTCGGCCAGCGCCACGATCTGCGGAATCAGGCAGGCGGTGGTGGTGCCGGCATCGAGGTAGACCGTCATGCCCGGCTTGAGCAGCGGCGCGACCTGCGCCGCGATGCCGCGCTTTTGCGGCAGCTCGGTCACCGACTTGGCCTGGTGGCTGGGCTCGACCAGCTGGTGGCTGGCGATGCGCACCCCGCCAGGCACGGCATAGACCCGGCCCTTCTCCTCGAGCGCCGCGACATCGCGGCGCACCGTCATGTGCGAGCAGCCCAGCAGTTCCGTGAGCTGGTGCAGGCTCAGCACCTGGTGCTTGTGCAGCTGCCGCACGATCATCTCGCGCCGCTGCTCCGGGATCAGTCCCGCGGCCCGGCCGCTGCTGTTGTCGCTGGTGTCGTTCATGGCGTCCCGCTCCCTGGTTTGCGCTCAGTCCTGCAGGCCCGCGCGCCAGGCGGCGCGCAGCGCGGGATCGTCACCCCGGATGTCGTCCAGCGTGATCAGTTCGCCGGCGCGGATGTCGCGCGCCGTCGTGGCGTGCGCGGCCAGGTACAGCGGCGCGACCTCGGCGGGGGCTTCGGCGCGCGCCAGCAGCACCGGCTTGACGCCGGTCACGTCGTGGTGGTGCCCGCCCATGCGCAGCACGGTGCCGGCGGGGATGTCCTCGATGGCGCGGCCCGCAAGAATCGCGTGCTGGGCTGGCTGGTCGCTGCCCGAGGCGCGGCCATGCAGCACCGCATTGAGCAGGCTGATTGGCGTTTCGACGCCCATGAAGTGGTAGGGCAGGTACATGCAGGCATAGCGGCCGTTGCGGCTCACGACATGGCCCTTTTGCGCCAGCAGCTGCCAGGTCGGGCCGTCGCCGGTGCGCACGATCACGAACACGCCGCCGCCAAAGCTGGCTTCGTCCGGCAGGCGCAGCACGTTGAACACATCGATCACGCCGGGACGCTGGAGAATGCCGCCGTCTTCGCGCAGCGCGTAGATGTCGGCCAGCTCGGCCACGCGCGCCACGGGGTAATGCATGGCTTCGACATCGGCGACGAAGCCGGTGTTCGAGGCCACCACGGCCATCTCGCAGTAGTCGGCGGTGGCGCTGGTCTTCCAGCCCTGGAGCGCGGCGCGGCGCGCGGCCAGCGTCGCGGGAATGTCGTCGCCCAGCGCCAGCAGGTGCGCCAGCTCGGGGATGGAGCGCGTCTCATCGAGCTGCTGCAGCTGGCCGCTGCGCGGGTCGAACACCAGGTCGTATTCGCTGGACTTGCCCGCGGCGACGATCTCCAGGCCCAGCGTGCGCGCCCAGCTCACGAGGCCGATCAGGTTGGCCGGCTGGTCGCCGTCGGCCGTGGTGTAGACCACGCCCTTGGCCTTGGCCAGGCGCGACATGGCGATGCCGGCGACGGTGTCGACCTCCTTGCTGACCATGGCTACATGGCGGCCGGCCTCGATGGCCTCGCAGGCCACGCGGTAGCCGACCTTGGGATTGCCCGTGGCCTCGACCAGGATGTCATGCGGCACGTCGCGCAGCAGGCCGGCGTCCTGCACCAGGGCGATGGCATCGCCCGGCAGCGCGGCCACTTCGGCGGCGCTGTGGCATTCGCGCAGCTGCTGCGCGGAAAATCCCAGTTCTTCACACATCGCGCGCAGTCCTGGCACATCCAGGTCGCACAGCGCGGCGGGCACCAGGCGCGGCATCAGCCGCGTCTGCGCCAGCAGCGTGCGGGCGAAGCCGCCCTTCGCGCCGGTGAGGGTGTAGCGCACTTTGCGCTCGGGTTGGTCGGCGAACAGGAGTTCAAAATTCATAAGGGATCCATTGGCAGTGAAGGCAGCGCGTCTGTGTATTATTCACAAAACCTCACACGAAATCACAGGGATTCCCCTTGATTGTTCAAATTTGTGAAGTCGCGTACCATTTATTCACACTTTCACGACTGCTATGAACAAGCTTCCTCCCCTGCTGGGTTGCATCGCCGACGATTTCACCGGCGCCACCGACCTGGCCAACATCCTCGTGCGCGGCGGCATGCGCACGGTGCAGACGATTGGCGTGCCCCCGGCCGGATTGGCGGCGTCGCTCGATGCCGACGCCATCGTCATTGCGCTGAAATCGCGCACCGCGCCCGTGGAAGATGCCGTGGCGCAGAGCCTGCAGGCGCTGCGCTGGCTGCAGGCCCAGGGCTGCACCCAGTTCTTCTTCAAGTACTGCTCGACATTCGACTCCACGGCCGCGGGCAATATCGGCCCCGTGGCCGAAGCGCTGCTGGCCGCGCTGGCCTGCGACTTCGCCATTGCCTGCCCGGCCTTCCCCGGCGCGGGCCGCACCGTGTACCAGGGCCATCTGTTCGTGAACCAGCGCCTGCTGAATGAATCGGGCATGGAAAACCACCCGCTGACGCCGATGCGCGACCCCGATCTGGTGCGCGTGCTGCAATCGCAAAGCCAGGCCAAGGTCGGCTT encodes:
- a CDS encoding pyridoxamine 5'-phosphate oxidase family protein; protein product: MLQGIPHLFRPMLTPDILESSRRSVLCWLATADAHGCPNVSPKEIFAVFDDRHLVIANIASPCSAANIAANPQVCVSFVDVFAQKGFKLTGSARDIAADAPEFAHWAAPVLEKAGPRFALRSVFVVRARSAAPILAPSYWLYPQETTLQSQIEGAYRSYGVRGPVD
- a CDS encoding DeoR/GlpR family DNA-binding transcription regulator, with the protein product MNDTSDNSSGRAAGLIPEQRREMIVRQLHKHQVLSLHQLTELLGCSHMTVRRDVAALEEKGRVYAVPGGVRIASHQLVEPSHQAKSVTELPQKRGIAAQVAPLLKPGMTVYLDAGTTTACLIPQIVALADMTVITNDFHVALALSDAPQVTVLHTGGMLDHRNGSSVGPLAAATLRELVADVAFLSTSAWDLERGVTTPSAPKVEVKRAAMAIASQRVLLATSAKYGTYGTYRVAGLDEFDLVVTDDTLSEAAVQRMREAGLALEVATAQPDAAAEPH
- a CDS encoding tripartite tricarboxylate transporter substrate binding protein, producing MAFSIKISALALAALGAVPLAALAQPQWPAKPVTIVVAYPAGGAADMLARLVAPKMSAVLGQPVVIENRGGAAGQIGAGYVAQARADGYTLLVDGGGYAINPTLFPKLPYDPAKAFAPVGILGVFPLVLTTSPTYSAKTTAELVQAARAAPDAVSYASPGTGSTQHLATEQFLQQAKVKMVHIPYKGGSPAMADVMGGHVPVYVANIGSSLPNMKAGKLRPLAVMAARRSPLLPDVPTLAEAGVAHAEAYEWNGMFMPAGVPPAVAAKLTAALKTALEAPDVKERITSVGGEPFTGGTAEVKKFIDLQAQRMGKVMRDGNIRAE
- a CDS encoding homoserine dehydrogenase, whose amino-acid sequence is MNFELLFADQPERKVRYTLTGAKGGFARTLLAQTRLMPRLVPAALCDLDVPGLRAMCEELGFSAQQLRECHSAAEVAALPGDAIALVQDAGLLRDVPHDILVEATGNPKVGYRVACEAIEAGRHVAMVSKEVDTVAGIAMSRLAKAKGVVYTTADGDQPANLIGLVSWARTLGLEIVAAGKSSEYDLVFDPRSGQLQQLDETRSIPELAHLLALGDDIPATLAARRAALQGWKTSATADYCEMAVVASNTGFVADVEAMHYPVARVAELADIYALREDGGILQRPGVIDVFNVLRLPDEASFGGGVFVIVRTGDGPTWQLLAQKGHVVSRNGRYACMYLPYHFMGVETPISLLNAVLHGRASGSDQPAQHAILAGRAIEDIPAGTVLRMGGHHHDVTGVKPVLLARAEAPAEVAPLYLAAHATTARDIRAGELITLDDIRGDDPALRAAWRAGLQD
- a CDS encoding PhzF family phenazine biosynthesis protein — protein: MQLPLHIIDAFTAQRFHGNPAAVVLLDAWLPAPLLQSISAENNLSETAFVIWSAERAAFEIRWFSPLTEIAFCGHATLASAYVLLDADPGLQSVTFWAAAVGHVSATREPGGRIRMQFPRRDATPLAEPPAALRAGLGLAPTAWLVNQQAYLAVYASEAEVRAVQPDLEQLKALGPLDVAVTAPGDAGAAHDFVSRYFWPANGGDEDPVTGSIHAALAPYWAQRLGKDQLVALQASQRSGTLFCTVTDAGVEVAGHCVRYLRGTITV
- a CDS encoding catalase, encoding MTKDSKSTGARNAAADKAAARNTDSGPSAMGSGDGDALAVQAVETNALAAGCPYNPNKAGEHGFDNGLAPAPGATTEPASRLPTASTLSEGNASDKTGGVAPEGVNATIAPLDRVRVDSSGQVLTTNQGVPIADNQNSLKYGVRGPALLEDFILREKITHFDHERIPERIVHARGSGAHGFFEAYESLSDLTRAAPFQEAGKITPVFVRFSTVAGERGSKDTARDVRGFAVKFYSDEGNWDLVGNNMPVFFIQDAMKFPDLVHAVKPEPHHQMPQAASAHDTFWDFVSLMPESTHMLMWQMSDRAIPRSYATMQGFGVHTFRFVNAAGESVFVKFHWNPKAGTHSLVWDEAVKISGADPDYHRRDLWERIEAGAYPEYELGVQVFTEEQAEQFSFDILDATKIVPEELIPVRPIGRMVLNRNPDNFFAETEQVAFCAAHVIPGIDFSNDPLLAGRIHSYVDTQISRLGGPNFHEIPINAPVAPVHNNQRDGMHRQAIHRGRVSYEPNSLAGGCPFQAGAAQGFVSVPARIEAKEAQGKVRAKPEKFADHYTQATLFFESQTAVEQAHIAAGFRFELSKVTVPAIRERMVASLRNASEELAAQVAAGLGMELPDPMPRALPKPPAPEVDKSPALSLFARPGDGSIMGRKIAILVADGIEGASAVALQEALVAQGAVARFVAPRIGAVKTADKVAIDADASLENEPGFLFDALALPDGEAGVQTLGADGHSLEFIKDHYRHCKAILVMPASTALMQKAQVPPTLPSGEDDPGLFVGGAEQFDAFIAGIAKHRHPERETDPPAV